A stretch of the Acanthopagrus latus isolate v.2019 chromosome 9, fAcaLat1.1, whole genome shotgun sequence genome encodes the following:
- the b3galt1b gene encoding beta-1,3-galactosyltransferase 1, with translation MPSKVSCLYLLTVVCWASALWYLSISRPTSTYVGHMSVPIRKTVKKVNNNITFTNIRTRPLNPHAFEFVINEEKKCETVTPFLVILISTTHKEFDARQAIRETWGDESTFSEVHILTIFLLGRNTDNVLNQMVEQESQIFHDIVVENFIDSYHNLTLKTMMGMRWVATFCPKAQYVMKTDSDIFVNMDNLIYKLLKPTTKPRRRYFTGYVINGGPIRDMRSKWYMSRDLYPESKYPPFCSGTGYVFSADVADLIYKTSLHTRLLHLEDVYVGLCLRKLGIHPYQNSGFNHWKMAYSLCRYRRVITVHQISPEEMHRIWNDMSSKKHLRC, from the coding sequence ATGCCTTCAAAAGTGTCATGTTTATACCTGTTGACAGTGGTCTGCTGGGCGAGCGCTCTGTGGTACTTGAGTATATCTCGCCCTACGTCCACTTATGTCGGCCATATGTCCGTGCCTATACGTAAGACTGTgaaaaaagtcaacaacaacatcacctTCACCAACATCCGCACCCGCCCCCTTAACCCACATGCCTTTGAGTTTGTCATCAACGAGGAGAAGAAGTGCGAAACTGTCACTCCCTTCCTGGTCATCCTCATCAGCACCACGCACAAGGAGTTCGATGCGCGGCAGGCCATCCGGGAGACCTGGGGGGACGAGAGCACCTTCAGCGAGGTCCACATCCTCACCATCTTTCTACTGGGCAGGAACACAGACAACGTCCTCAACCAGATGGTGGAGCAGGAGAGCCAGATCTTCCATGACATCGTGGTGGAGAACTTTATCGACTCCTACCACAACCTCACGCTCAAGACCATGATGGGCATGCGCTGGGTGGCTACGTTCTGCCCCAAGGCGCAGTACGTCATGAAGACAGACAGCGACATCTTTGTCAACATGGACAATCTGATCTACAAGCTCCTGAAGCCCACCACCAAGCCAAGGAGGAGATATTTCACCGGCTATGTTATAAACGGTGGTCCCATCAGGGACATGCGCAGTAAGTGGTACATGTCCAGGGACTTGTACCCTGAGAGTAAATACCCTCCTTTCTGCTCGGGCACCGGCTACGTGTTCTCAGCAGACGTAGCCGACTTAATCTACAAGACTTCCTTACACACGAGACTGTTGCACCTGGAGGACGTGTATGTGGGACTGTGTTTGCGTAAGCTGGGTATACACCCGTATCAGAACAGTGGTTTTAATCACTGGAAAATGGCCTACAGTCTGTGCAGGTACAGACGGGTCATCACTGTGCACCAGATCTCCCCGGAGGAGATGCACCGCATTTGGAACGACATGTCCAGCAAGAAGCACCTGAGATGTTAG